CGCTCACTCCTGTGGCCTGAGGTTTCTGTCCTGCGCCATCTCGCTCAGCCGCTTGTCCAGAGCCTCTGCCAACTCAATGAGGCTCTTGTTTGCCTTCGACTTTTCGCCGCGCAGCGCAAACGGCTCCCCTTTGTTCACTGCCGCCAGGCACTCCGCATACTTGTGATTGGGAATCTTCCAATCAATGGAGCGCTTGACCAACTGCGCAAACTCCTCGAGCATGTACTCGTTCTGGCTGATGTGCCGGTTGGATACCAACATGGTCTTTCCCAGGTCAAAACCCAGCTTCTGCAGCAGATCCAGCGTGCGATTGGTGTTGACCAGGGATGGCACATCGAGGTTCACCACCAGTAACAACAGGTCGGTCTCCTCAAGGAACAGAGCAGTTGTTTCATCCACGTAGCGGTCCAAGTCGACAACGATGTAGTCGTATTCCTGCCGGAGCAGAGCAAACAGCTTGGTGATGTCTGCCGGCAAGAGCTTGTAGACACCGTTGTTCGCCTTTGGTGGCGGCAGGAAATAGATACCCGACGGATGCTTCGGCAGGACCCGCTTCAATGACTGAGGATCTATCTGGTCGATGTCGCGCACAAGGTCGGTCATGGAGATCTTTGGCTGAATATCCAGGAAGATGGCCACCGAACCCGTCTGAAAGTTGGCATCCATTACCACCACCGCCTTCTCGAGCTTCGTTCCAAGATTGACGGCGAGGTTGGTGGCGATGGTCGTTGCCCCCAGGCCACCTTTGACCCCGTAGACGGAGATGACCTTGCCCGTCTTTTGCGGCACTAGGCCTTGCGTGACCTTGGTGCTCAGAAACCGCCGCACCGCAGCGGCAAGCTCGTGCCGGTCCAGAGGTCTGACTAAGAACTCTCGGGCGCCCGCGCGCATCGATTCCAGCAGCAACTCGGGAGAACCGCTGTGGGCGGTGAAAAAGGTCGTCATGGCCGGGAATGAAAGGCCAGCGCGCATAAGAAAAGAGAGCGCCTCCGAGGCGTTGGGTACGCCGCTCAACACCAAGAGGTGCGGCCGATGCGCTCGCACCTGTTGCATCCCCTCTGTCAGACTTGTGCACTTGATGATCGGGTCAAAGACGCCTGGTTCCTTGAGCACTTCCTCGATGAGCTGGAGCGAGGACTCCTCCGGCTCAATGATGACCGCTATCAGCTTCTGTGCATGTGCCGCCTCTTGCGGCTTTTCCTGTTTTCGTGACTTCCCAAGCATCGACACACCCACACATTCTCTTCACGTACGCATCGGGAGACCGAACACCTGTCGGTCGCCCTCTCACTCGTGCAGTTTGACTTCTTGCACCTCCTCGGGGCGCATTGGCTGCACAATCCGAGGTACGATGAGGATAATCAACTCGCTCTCCTGGCGATTAGCACGCTTGCTCTTGAAAAGATTCCCCAA
This DNA window, taken from Calditrichota bacterium, encodes the following:
- a CDS encoding AAA family ATPase, producing the protein MLGKSRKQEKPQEAAHAQKLIAVIIEPEESSLQLIEEVLKEPGVFDPIIKCTSLTEGMQQVRAHRPHLLVLSGVPNASEALSFLMRAGLSFPAMTTFFTAHSGSPELLLESMRAGAREFLVRPLDRHELAAAVRRFLSTKVTQGLVPQKTGKVISVYGVKGGLGATTIATNLAVNLGTKLEKAVVVMDANFQTGSVAIFLDIQPKISMTDLVRDIDQIDPQSLKRVLPKHPSGIYFLPPPKANNGVYKLLPADITKLFALLRQEYDYIVVDLDRYVDETTALFLEETDLLLLVVNLDVPSLVNTNRTLDLLQKLGFDLGKTMLVSNRHISQNEYMLEEFAQLVKRSIDWKIPNHKYAECLAAVNKGEPFALRGEKSKANKSLIELAEALDKRLSEMAQDRNLRPQE